A stretch of Eleutherodactylus coqui strain aEleCoq1 chromosome 9, aEleCoq1.hap1, whole genome shotgun sequence DNA encodes these proteins:
- the LOC136578743 gene encoding leucine-rich repeat-containing protein 10-like — translation MDVTCSTPTVLTPKQSWKTFIESSSSGRVQRKIKVEGKELSCPPLDVFTLDDMHILKMSPERESCLSYRMTFVPRQIGCSRNLTALYLDTNNLEEVPPEIGTLKYLQRLTLSNNSLRFLPPQLAKLQNLKSIHLANNYFTTFPTVLCQLLNLTFLDLSDNAIETIPQSIQQLRRLKTFLLMLNFLTHLPEEFCYLTKLSCLWLGSNKLREVPTTFGNLEMLDWGYNYCSYNIEGNPLHRPPVKVCNKGPKAIKEYFDSSQ, via the coding sequence ATGGATGTAACGTGTTCTACTCCAACAGTCTTGACTCCTAAGCAAAGTTGGAAGACATTCATTGAGAGCAGCTCAAGTGGAAGAGTCCAAAGGAAAATCAAAGTCGAAGGCAAAGAGCTTTCATGTCCACCACTGGACGTATTTACCCTTGACGATATGCACATATTAAAGATGAGTCCAGAGAGGGAAAGTTGTCTTTCATACCGGATGACTTTTGTTCCAAGGCAGATTGGATGCTCGAGAAATCTTACAGCCCTCTACTTGGACACCAATAATCTCGAAGAAGTTCCACCAGAGATAGGTACTTTGAAATACCTCCAAAGACTCACCCTTAGTAATAACTCCTTGAGGTTTCTTCCTCCGCAACTCGCCAAGCTTCAAAACCTAAAGAGCATCCACCTGGCCAACAATTATTTTACAACTTTTCCCACTGTTCTTTGTCAGCTTCTAAATTTGACATTCTTGGACCTGAGTGACAATGCCATTGAGACGATCCCTCAAAGCATTCAACAACTGCGAAGACTCAAAACCTTCCTGTTGATGCTAAATTTCCTAACCCATCTTCCTGAGGAATTCTGCTACTTAACAAAATTGTCTTGTCTTTGGCTGGGAAGCAATAAGTTGCGAGAAGTTCCTACGACATTTGGAAACCTGGAGATGCTGGACTGGGGATACAATTATTGCTCCTATAACATAGAGGGAAACCCTCTCCATCGTCCTCCAGTGAAAGTGTGTAACAAAGGACCTAAGGCGATCAAGGAATATTTTGATTCAAGTCAGTAA